Proteins encoded by one window of Streptomyces sp. LX-29:
- a CDS encoding glycosyltransferase family 39 protein, with protein MNELSGDAQWAGAVEASRLGRKYRGGWAPREDRVHPSTATAAVMARRLTAARTTTGGPPAVPAAASPGPLPFRSAARPPGRPIRTAAVVLAPMALMLGLGLWGVRHQGSMGRDESTTYQMAHRDLAEIWQVLGNIDAVHGLYYLLMHAVYAVWDGGLAALRLPSVLAMTAAAGAVALIGRRLAGPGVGLAAGLAFPLIPTTQQFAQEGRSYALVCATVAWCTYLLLRAVDRRDKGAWAGYAAVAVVACLLHEFAVLAVVAHGVTLSLARVPGAVRRAWGVAAGCVLVPLVPLVVISEHQSDAVSWIKPAEPFEMVRLAVLTVVAAGCAAAPGPARRGPVRLWTVALPLLVLPSALLMLSAVVHPLYAHRYVVYSYLGLALALGAGVDWLARSARRRGRPAVVCACAAAVAVLAALLPTWSQLRSPQGHLDDPAGAARVVRELAAPGDGVLFMPTDRRESLLSHPDHYRGLNDLALDQTPTASGTLHGIEFTAARLPARMLSADRIVVLRDVRYRSTDDTAEGRAKRAVLASHYEECASGRAHGITVIVYARPGRCAERASGA; from the coding sequence GTGAACGAGTTGAGCGGCGACGCTCAGTGGGCGGGGGCCGTGGAGGCGTCCCGCCTGGGCAGGAAGTACCGGGGCGGCTGGGCGCCGCGCGAGGACAGGGTCCACCCGTCCACGGCCACGGCCGCCGTCATGGCCCGTCGACTGACGGCCGCCCGCACCACGACCGGCGGGCCGCCGGCCGTGCCCGCCGCGGCGAGCCCGGGCCCGCTCCCGTTCCGGTCGGCCGCGCGCCCACCGGGCCGGCCGATCCGCACGGCGGCCGTCGTCCTGGCCCCCATGGCGCTGATGCTCGGCCTCGGGCTGTGGGGCGTCCGTCACCAGGGGAGTATGGGACGTGACGAGTCGACGACCTATCAGATGGCCCATCGCGACCTGGCCGAGATCTGGCAGGTGCTGGGGAACATCGACGCGGTGCACGGCCTGTACTACCTGCTGATGCACGCCGTGTACGCGGTCTGGGACGGCGGGCTTGCGGCACTGCGGCTGCCCTCGGTGCTGGCGATGACGGCGGCGGCCGGAGCGGTCGCGCTGATCGGCCGGCGGCTGGCCGGCCCGGGGGTCGGCCTGGCGGCCGGGCTGGCCTTCCCGCTGATCCCCACCACCCAGCAGTTCGCGCAGGAGGGGCGGTCGTACGCGCTGGTGTGCGCGACCGTCGCCTGGTGCACGTACCTGTTGCTCCGCGCGGTCGACCGGCGGGACAAGGGGGCCTGGGCGGGTTACGCGGCGGTCGCCGTGGTCGCCTGTCTGCTGCACGAGTTCGCGGTGCTGGCCGTCGTCGCCCATGGCGTCACGCTGTCGCTGGCCCGGGTGCCGGGCGCGGTCCGGCGGGCGTGGGGGGTGGCGGCCGGCTGTGTGCTGGTCCCCTTGGTCCCGCTGGTGGTCATCAGCGAGCACCAGTCCGACGCGGTGTCGTGGATCAAGCCCGCGGAGCCGTTCGAGATGGTGCGGTTGGCCGTGCTGACGGTGGTGGCCGCCGGGTGCGCCGCCGCGCCCGGACCCGCCCGCCGCGGCCCGGTCCGACTGTGGACCGTGGCGCTGCCGCTGCTGGTCCTGCCGTCGGCCCTGCTGATGCTCTCGGCGGTGGTCCACCCGCTCTACGCGCACCGTTACGTCGTCTACTCCTACCTCGGGCTCGCCCTGGCGCTGGGCGCCGGCGTCGACTGGCTGGCCCGTAGCGCGAGGCGACGCGGCCGGCCGGCCGTGGTCTGCGCGTGCGCCGCGGCCGTGGCGGTGCTCGCCGCGCTGCTGCCCACATGGTCGCAACTGCGCAGCCCTCAGGGTCATCTCGACGACCCGGCCGGCGCCGCCCGCGTCGTACGGGAACTGGCCGCGCCCGGCGACGGCGTGCTCTTCATGCCGACCGACCGCCGCGAGTCGCTGCTGTCCCACCCCGACCACTACCGGGGACTGAACGACCTGGCGCTCGATCAGACCCCGACCGCCTCGGGCACCCTGCACGGGATCGAGTTCACCGCCGCGCGCCTGCCCGCCCGGATGCTGTCCGCCGACCGGATCGTCGTGCTGCGCGACGTCCGCTACCGGTCCACGGACGACACGGCCGAGGGCCGGGCCAAGCGCGCGGTGCTGGCGTCGCACTACGAGGAGTGCGCCAGCGGACGGGCACACGGCATCACGGTGATCGTGTACGCCCGCCCGGGCCGCTGCGCGGAACGGGCGTCCGGGGCCTGA